A stretch of the Amia ocellicauda isolate fAmiCal2 chromosome 10, fAmiCal2.hap1, whole genome shotgun sequence genome encodes the following:
- the LOC136760421 gene encoding G-protein coupled receptor 20 produces the protein MESLYTGGPLYVNVTPVPANNFSHLHKEPYLHKLAHLDEGLYKDFYSLWISLVVINAVIFVVGIVLNSLALYVFCFRTKPKTTSVIYTINLVVTDLLVGLSLPTRIVMYYSGGECLTCSFVHIFSYFVNMYCSILFLTCICVDRYLAIVQLEASRRWRNPNFAKGICIFIWLFAIVVTYSILTTAIKYAACCLSKLFALTVFEFFLPLIIIVVFTIRIMCALANPNLMQQSRERRMRAVQLLVTVLVIFTICFTPFHVRQVLVYAYPDMPHHISLIVYHITVTLSSLNSCMDPIVYCFVTNNFQSTMRGIFRKREVEHTSGDVISMQKSSKGSGTVTAIARSMVLISLPSTLEGSSQV, from the coding sequence ATGGAGTCCTTGTATACTGGAGGGCCACTGTATGTCAATGTGACCCCCGTGCCTGCGAACAATTTCAGCCATCTTCACAAAGAGCCCTACCTGCACAAGCTGGCACACCTTGACGAGGGTCTTTACAAAGACTTCTACAGCCTGTGGATATCCCTGGTGGTCATCAATGCCGTGATCTTTGTGGTGGGCATTGTCCTCAACAGCCTGGCGCTGTACGTCTTCTGCTTCCGGACGAAGCCCAAGACCACCTCCGTCATCTACACCATCAACCTTGTTGTGACAGACCTCCTGGTGGGGCTCTCTCTGCCCACCCGCATCGTCATGTACTACAGTGGTGGGGAGTGCCTCACCTGCTCCTTTGTGCACATCTTCAGCTACTTTGTCAACATGTACTGCAGCATCCTCTTCCTCACCTGCATCTGTGTGGACCGCTACCTGGCCATCGTCCAACTGGAGGCCTCGCGCCGGTGGAGGAACCCCAACTTCGCCAAGGGCATCTGCATCTTCATCTGGTTGTTTGCCATCGTGGTCACCTACTCCATCCTGACCACGGCTATCAAGTACGCCGCCTGCTGCCTCTCTAAGCTCTTCGCCCTGACCGTCTTCGAGTTCTTCCTGCCCCTGATCATCATCGTGGTCTTCACCATCCGGATCATGTGCGCCCTGGCCAACCCCAACCTGATGCAGCAGAGCAGGGAGCGCCGGATGAGGGCTGTCCAGCTGCTGGTCACCGTGCTGGTCATCTTCACCATCTGCTTCACCCCCTTCCATGTGCGACAGGTGCTGGTGTACGCCTACCCGGATATGCCCCACCACATCAGCCTGATTGTCTACCACATCACCGTCACCCTCAGCAGCCTCAACAGCTGCATGGACCCCATCGTCTACTGCTTTGTCACCAACAACTTCCAGTCCACCATGCGGGGCATCTTCCGCAAGCGCGAGGTGGAGCATACCAGTGGCGACGTTATTAGTATGCAGAAAAGCTCCAAGGGCTCTGGGACAGTGACGGCCATCGCCCGTAGCATGGTGCTGATTAGCCTGCCCAGCACCCTGGAGGGAAGCTCCCAGGTGTGA